In one Planctomycetota bacterium genomic region, the following are encoded:
- a CDS encoding DUF883 family protein, with translation MSTGDTSSADQTHRAAAELRQRLADLERDIKALAEAAKAAAREKVSDLRQEAETCREEQRAKIRGVEQSIEQCLTEHPIRAVLTAAGIGFVLGAIWTRR, from the coding sequence ATGTCGACGGGTGACACCAGCTCAGCGGATCAAACGCATCGCGCCGCCGCAGAGCTGCGCCAGCGGTTGGCCGATTTGGAACGAGATATCAAGGCTCTGGCCGAAGCGGCCAAGGCGGCGGCGCGGGAAAAAGTCAGTGACTTGCGCCAGGAAGCCGAGACGTGCCGCGAAGAACAGCGTGCCAAGATCCGCGGGGTCGAGCAATCGATCGAGCAGTGCTTGACCGAACATCCGATCCGCGCGGTGCTGACGGCGGCGGGAATCGGTTTTGTATTGGGAGCCATTTGGACGCGTCGCTGA
- a CDS encoding DUF2007 domain-containing protein, translated as MLQSDDLVEVFSTSDATEAELLRGALHGEGIKCEVDGESQAGLVGLGMMKIKLLVRAIDHDRARSYIEKHQARQPPQP; from the coding sequence ATGCTTCAAAGTGACGATTTAGTAGAGGTGTTTTCCACGTCCGACGCGACCGAAGCCGAGCTGTTGCGCGGCGCTTTGCACGGCGAGGGAATCAAGTGCGAAGTGGACGGCGAATCGCAGGCTGGCCTGGTCGGATTGGGAATGATGAAGATCAAGCTGCTGGTCCGCGCCATCGATCATGACCGCGCCCGGTCATATATCGAAAAGCACCAGGCGCGACAACCTCCGCAGCCTTGA
- a CDS encoding helix-turn-helix transcriptional regulator, translated as MSIVEHELNETKVLASPHAWPELSQREMSVLTYLVQGYSHKEIADTIGVAAGTVNVFVHRIRQKTKARSRRELILAAAQYGIHHPDDRADNHPRHEPDLQFVEEAWPKVPDSVRAAILSLVHAVSSIGDTTAVSR; from the coding sequence ATGTCGATCGTGGAACACGAACTGAACGAAACCAAAGTGTTAGCATCCCCGCACGCTTGGCCCGAATTGAGCCAGCGCGAGATGTCCGTCCTGACGTACCTGGTTCAAGGCTATAGCCACAAGGAAATCGCGGACACGATCGGAGTAGCGGCTGGCACGGTGAACGTATTTGTCCACCGCATTCGCCAAAAGACCAAAGCCCGCTCGCGGCGCGAGCTGATTCTGGCCGCGGCGCAGTATGGCATTCACCACCCGGACGACCGCGCGGACAACCACCCGCGACACGAGCCAGACTTGCAGTTCGTCGAAGAGGCTTGGCCCAAGGTTCCCGACTCGGTTCGCGCGGCGATTCTGTCGCTTGTCCACGCGGTCAGCTCGATCGGCGACACGACGGCCGTTTCGCGATAG
- a CDS encoding sigma-54-dependent Fis family transcriptional regulator, which translates to MANQHSILVVEDNANERQALSRMLRIEGYEVLTARNPDEALETINRPVDLVVSDLCLGTKSGVDLLNLWMARKPGTPFIMVTAYGDVQSAVNAMKLGARDYLTKPVDPRQLLKLAESYCNEEKQPPPTPRLRSASRRFKPSGQLVGTSPALDRVREQIARAAKSDSTVTIQGESGTGKELVAEGIHAQGARHDQPFVVVNMAAIPESLVESELFGHVRGSFTGATVDRQGRFAQAHGGTLFIDEIGDFPLSSQAKLLRALETRMITPVGGNEPRSVEVRVVAATSRDLTALMHEGRFREDLYYRLQVITIMLPPLRSHREDIVPIAEHILTDLTERIRRPRPALSPELRTFLESYEWPGNVRQLRNCLECMLVLQEGDELSLQHLPPSFSTTPGLGTLPDDATLIDMEKSAILQTLEKFSGNRSRTAETLGISVRTLQRRLKEWSIDEPHS; encoded by the coding sequence GTGGCCAATCAACATTCCATACTGGTGGTGGAAGACAACGCCAACGAGCGGCAAGCCCTATCGCGGATGCTGCGGATCGAAGGCTACGAAGTCCTGACCGCGCGCAATCCCGACGAGGCTCTCGAGACCATTAACCGTCCGGTCGACCTGGTGGTGAGCGATCTTTGCCTGGGCACAAAAAGTGGCGTCGATTTGCTCAATCTGTGGATGGCGCGCAAGCCAGGCACGCCGTTCATCATGGTGACTGCCTACGGCGATGTGCAGTCGGCGGTCAACGCCATGAAGCTCGGGGCGCGCGACTATCTGACCAAGCCGGTCGACCCGCGCCAGTTGCTGAAGCTGGCCGAGAGCTATTGCAACGAGGAAAAGCAGCCGCCGCCGACGCCGCGGCTGCGTTCCGCGTCCCGACGGTTCAAGCCGTCGGGGCAATTGGTGGGCACTTCGCCGGCCCTGGACCGCGTTCGCGAGCAGATCGCCCGCGCCGCCAAGTCAGACAGCACCGTCACGATTCAAGGCGAGTCAGGAACCGGCAAGGAGTTGGTGGCCGAGGGAATTCACGCGCAAGGCGCGCGGCACGATCAGCCGTTTGTCGTCGTCAACATGGCGGCCATTCCCGAGTCGCTCGTCGAAAGTGAGTTGTTCGGCCATGTCCGCGGCTCGTTCACGGGGGCGACGGTCGACCGGCAGGGGCGATTTGCCCAGGCCCACGGTGGCACGTTGTTCATCGATGAAATCGGTGACTTTCCGCTCAGTTCCCAGGCCAAGCTGCTGCGCGCCTTGGAAACTCGAATGATCACGCCCGTGGGCGGCAACGAGCCACGCTCGGTCGAGGTGCGCGTGGTGGCCGCCACGAGTCGAGACCTGACGGCGCTCATGCACGAGGGGCGCTTCCGCGAAGACCTGTACTATCGCTTGCAGGTGATCACGATCATGTTGCCGCCGCTGCGCAGTCATCGCGAGGACATCGTGCCGATCGCCGAGCATATCCTCACCGACCTGACCGAGCGCATTCGCCGGCCGCGCCCGGCCCTGAGCCCCGAACTGCGGACGTTTCTCGAGAGCTACGAGTGGCCTGGCAACGTCCGGCAGCTGCGCAATTGCCTGGAATGCATGCTCGTGCTGCAAGAGGGGGATGAACTGTCGCTACAGCACTTGCCGCCGAGCTTTTCGACAACTCCCGGCTTGGGGACGCTGCCCGACGACGCCACGCTGATCGACATGGAGAAGTCCGCCATTCTCCAGACGCTGGAAAAGTTCAGCGGTAACCGCTCGCGCACGGCCGAGACGCTGGGCATCTCGGTTCGCACGCTGCAACGCCGGCTCAAGGAATGGAGCATTGACGAGCCCCACTCCTGA